A stretch of Gossypium hirsutum isolate 1008001.06 chromosome A06, Gossypium_hirsutum_v2.1, whole genome shotgun sequence DNA encodes these proteins:
- the LOC107897101 gene encoding uncharacterized protein isoform X1 — protein MRTETKANLVKMKPSGQHGSSKGKFDTAMNKRKLESSSKQPVGAKQKSATTKANVKSKTSSSSSKTSTTTKAKVREKKVYTLPGQKHDPPEEREPLRIFYESLLKQIPTSEMAEFWMMEHGLLSPEKSRKAYEKKQRRQKQLRTGTPIKSWKPSGKPESSQKEQLASRNGDVKAKKRINNDIDDDDDDDDFILSPKRRKGSG, from the exons ATGAGGACAGAGACCAAAGCCAATTTAGTTAAGATGAAGCCCAGTGGTCAACATGGTTCTTCAAAGGGAAAGTTTGATACAGCTATGAACAAGAGGAAGCTTGAAAGCTCCAGTAAACAGCCTGTTGGTGCAAAGCAAAAATCTGCAACTACAAAAGCAAAC GTAAAATCGAAAACAAGTTCAAGTTCATCAAAAACAAGTACAACCACAAAAGCTAAAGTTAGGGAAAAGAAGGTTTATACTTTGCCTGGCCAGAAACATGATCCTCCCGAAGAG AGGGAGCCGTTACGAATATTTTACGAGTCGTTGTTGAAACAGATACCAACAAGTGAAATGGCAGAATTTTG GATGATGGAACATGGCTTGTTGTCCCCCGAAAAATCCAGAAAAGCATATGAAAAGAAGCAGAGAAGGCAGAAGCAGCTTCGGACCGGCACTCCGATTAAATCTTGGAAACCGAGTGGCAAACCCGAGAGTTCACAGAAGGAGCAGCTGGCCTCGAGGAATGGAGATGTAAAAGCCAAGAAAAGAATCAACAATGATATCGATGACGATGATGATGACGACGACTTCATTTTAAGTCCCAAGAGAAGG
- the LOC107897101 gene encoding uncharacterized protein isoform X2, translating to MRTETKANLVKMKPSGQHGSSKGKFDTAMNKRKLESSSKQPVGAKQKSATTKANVKSKTSSSSSKTSTTTKAKVREKKVYTLPGQKHDPPEEREPLRIFYESLLKQIPTSEMAEFWMMEHGLLSPEKSRKAYEKKQRRQKQLRTGTPIKSWKPSGKPESSQKEQLASRNGDVKAKKRINNDIDDDDDDDDFILSPKRRKGG from the exons ATGAGGACAGAGACCAAAGCCAATTTAGTTAAGATGAAGCCCAGTGGTCAACATGGTTCTTCAAAGGGAAAGTTTGATACAGCTATGAACAAGAGGAAGCTTGAAAGCTCCAGTAAACAGCCTGTTGGTGCAAAGCAAAAATCTGCAACTACAAAAGCAAAC GTAAAATCGAAAACAAGTTCAAGTTCATCAAAAACAAGTACAACCACAAAAGCTAAAGTTAGGGAAAAGAAGGTTTATACTTTGCCTGGCCAGAAACATGATCCTCCCGAAGAG AGGGAGCCGTTACGAATATTTTACGAGTCGTTGTTGAAACAGATACCAACAAGTGAAATGGCAGAATTTTG GATGATGGAACATGGCTTGTTGTCCCCCGAAAAATCCAGAAAAGCATATGAAAAGAAGCAGAGAAGGCAGAAGCAGCTTCGGACCGGCACTCCGATTAAATCTTGGAAACCGAGTGGCAAACCCGAGAGTTCACAGAAGGAGCAGCTGGCCTCGAGGAATGGAGATGTAAAAGCCAAGAAAAGAATCAACAATGATATCGATGACGATGATGATGACGACGACTTCATTTTAAGTCCCAAGAGAAGG